The region CAACGATTTCACTGCTTGTTAATTGTTGGAGGACAAAAACTTTGCAACGGGATAACAGGGCCGAGTTGACTTCAAAAGATGGATTCTCAGTGGTTGCACCTATCAGGGTAATACTACCATTTTCAACATACGGTAAAAAGGCGTCTTGTTGCGCTTTATTGAATCGGTGGATCTCGTCTATAAATAAAATAGTCCTTTCACCTAATTGACGATATTCCTCAGCTTCTTTCATCACGTTTCGAATATCTTTAATACCGCTTGTGACAGCACTGAAATCTATAAATTTTGATTGGGTTTGATTAGCAATAATTTTCGCCAATGTTGTCTTCCCAACTCCGGGAGGACCCCAGAAGATCATGGAAGAAAGACGGTCATGTTCAATCATTTCCCTAAGAACCTTCCCTTTATCTAACAAGTGTTTTTGTCCAACGAAGTCATCCAATCTTTGAGGTCGCACTCTGCTGGCCAAGGGACGGTTTTGATCGTTTTCAAATAACGAAACTTGCTTCAAGGTTAATCCCTCCTTGTCAAAAAAATGCACTGCACAAACTATTGATTGAAATGATTTAACATTCTATTATTATTAACAGTTTCAAGGATTAGTAAAAATAATCTTTAAACTTGCCTCATTAGTTTAAGTACACAATTCATTTTACCATTTATATAAAATGTTTGAATTCATAATACTGCCTAATAAATATTGGATTCTTAGCCTAATTCTATTCAACTGCAAAAAGCCGGCTCCCACCTTTATCCCCCTTCAGACCCACTCCCCCAAGGCTTCTACCCAATTTTTATGTCTCAAGGCAATGCTAAAAAGTTGGTACCCAAAACGCCTGATTTTACAACAAATTAGGATGCTGGGTTGTATCGAATATTCTGAATATGTTAAAAAGTTCTTTCCTATACAGAGAAATAAAATTGAAGAAACACCTGAAAATGTAGCAACTTTAGGATGGTGTTACAGTTAGAAATACAACTGAATAAAGACTGAAAATTCAAGCGGATTATTGATTTGAGAAACACTCTGAACCCTTGCCGGACAAGCGATGGAGAGTGTATTGGGCAAAAGAAAACTGGAACCGAAGTGGATCCAGCTGAGTTCATACTTCTATTGAGTTGGAACTGAAAGCAACCCGGAAACAGCTTAGTTTCCCTGCCGAATTAGTAGAGGACTTCAGCTATTCATGATGTGATTTCTTCTTCGCTTATCGTCCAAATCACTTGATTCTTTACAGCTCCTGACGCAACTAACCCCGTTTTTATATACATATAATACGTATCATTGCCATAAGAATCATAAACTGCTTTTCCTGAAATCGTTTCACCTGGCTGTAACTCACCTTTTATCTCTTCCATCCCAAAAAATTTAGATTCATCAGGAAATCCCGACGTCTCTTTTTCATCGGCAAACTCTAAATCATCTACCACATCTTGCGCTTCAATCGTTGTATCACCAATATTTTTAATGGTAATATCTGCAATAAACAAATGATCTGATTGTGGGCCCTTACCATCGATATCAGCTACTTGCTTAATTCCCTCTACCGTAATTGCATATTTCCCTAACGTAGTTTCAATCTGTCCAGTATCGCCCAGTTTTAAATCCGGTTGATCGCCAAAATCACCAGCTGAAGTATCTCCTTTCGCTACGCCCGTTCCATTAGCTTTTTCGTCTGCTTCTTGATTTGATTTACTTGAGTCATTCGTTCCATTATCAGATTCCTTATTTGATGAACATGCTGCTAAAAGTCCAATGCTTAGTAAGGCTGTGGCAAATACATATAAAAGACGTTTCATTTTCCTGCCTCCAATAAAATCAATATGAATAATTTATTTAATGTAGAGTACGGAATACGAGATATTTTCAATCAATCTTTTAAAGCTACAATAATAGTTATATTCAAACAAAAAAAGTAACCTCTAATTGAACGCCTAGCAAGCATGAGAATTGGTTACATTTTTGAATTGATTATAAAAGGGTTATCTAATCAGTTATAGTATACCTTTTTTTGAGAAAAAGGAAAACACAATAGAGTGGACGGTTTGTTTTCAGCATCGAGCTTCAACAAACATGAAAAATAGTACGCTCATTTCAGGGATATGGCCAACCAAAAACATGTTGGCCATATCTGCCCTATTCGCTTCATTTGTTTTTCCTTATAATTCTTTGGAATTTCCACCCTATTTTCCTATTACCCAAAATTTATAGTGATGACCATATCAAAAAGCGTGTGAAACAGCTAAGATGGCGGTATTCATTGGCTGTACGTTGAATGTTGGAAATCGTTTTACGGCCATCAGTCAAAATTATTTTATGAATCAAAGAGATGACGTGATTTAACTGTGGCTTTGACAGTCCAAGATGCACTGCAAAAATAAAATTGACGATATAAGAATTCCGAGGAATTTTTGTAAAAAAGTGTGATCATTTTTTGTTTGTTGTTCAATTAAAGTGCCCGTTTAATGAATAATGTAAGATCGCAAAATATATGCTGTTGGTTTTTCAAGATAGCAATCGAAAAGAAATCAAAACATTACTTAGATGTTACAATTGACAAGAATATAAATTAAGGAGTTGATCTATGATGACATAAGACTTACCCCTTATTTAATGTTGGACGGAAATACAAGGGAAGCTATCCAATTTTACGAAAATGCATTGGATGCCAAAGTCCTTTCCATCATAACTTATGGAGAGATGGAAGCCCCTTGTTCAGAAGCTTTAAAGGATCACGTGGCACACGCAATGTTAAAGATCGACAATGCCGATCTTATGTTTTCCGATTCACCCGGAATACCTGTTCAATTGGGGAATCAAGTGGCGATCTGTATTTCAACTAAGGACGTAGAAAAAACAAAGCAAATTTTTGAAGCTTTACAGCAAGACGGTCAAGTGAATGCTCCGCTTGAAGAAACTCCTTTTAGCCCTGCTTTCGCTAATGTTACGGACAAATTCGGTATAACCTTTCAAATTGTTACTGAAAATCAAAACTAAAAATAAAATGGAGTGTTGGCGTATAATCCTGCACTCTATTTTACTGTTACTGTTGATACTCGGATTGTTAATGAAAACTTGCATATTTTCGGCTTATTTTTAATTTGTGATATTGAAGAAAAGCGCCCTTTAATGGAATAACTAACATATGGACTCATTCCTAAAATCACCAAATTGTTATTTAACTAAAGCATTTATATGGTAAATTGAAAAAAATTCCAATCATTTTTAACTGGTTTTCTGTGTATAACTTTACCATGGACCTCGATGAAACACGGATATCGGTATCCGTTACAACGGTGGAGTTCAAGCAATCAGAAGCTGGCACTAAACTCATCTACACCGAACAAGGCGCTTTCCTTGATGGCCATGATACGGCAGCCGAGCGGGAACACGGAACGGGGATCATGCTGGACAAGCTGGGGGAAGAGCTTCGGGGCGAGCGTACAAATACTTACAAAACGGAGAAGGAGGATTTTACAATGTCCTTAAAGGATTCGACAAATAATAACTCTTCTGATGCGATCTCTAACCGCGA is a window of Pueribacillus theae DNA encoding:
- a CDS encoding VOC family protein, producing the protein MIYDDIRLTPYLMLDGNTREAIQFYENALDAKVLSIITYGEMEAPCSEALKDHVAHAMLKIDNADLMFSDSPGIPVQLGNQVAICISTKDVEKTKQIFEALQQDGQVNAPLEETPFSPAFANVTDKFGITFQIVTENQN
- a CDS encoding DUF4352 domain-containing protein, with the protein product MKRLLYVFATALLSIGLLAACSSNKESDNGTNDSSKSNQEADEKANGTGVAKGDTSAGDFGDQPDLKLGDTGQIETTLGKYAITVEGIKQVADIDGKGPQSDHLFIADITIKNIGDTTIEAQDVVDDLEFADEKETSGFPDESKFFGMEEIKGELQPGETISGKAVYDSYGNDTYYMYIKTGLVASGAVKNQVIWTISEEEITS